AGACTTGCATCTCGCCCTAGCCGCGCCCGGAAGGTCGCGTGGGCGACCGCTCCTCGTCCGAGCCGCTGAAGCCTCACGTAGCGGACCCGGGCTCCTTCCCCGACGAAGAGCTCGGTCACCATGCTGGCCCACGACGACTCTCGGCCGTCCGGCCCGCGCGACTCGTCCACGATCGTCGCTTCGGCGCCCTCCTCGACCAGGATCAGATGCCGGAAGGCGCGGAAGGAGCCCCGCGGCGGCGCGCTGATCAGGCGGATCGGATCCTCGATCCGGACTCCGCCAGGCAGATGGACGAAGTGCCCCGCGCTCCATGCTGCCATGTTCAGGGCTTCCGGCTTTCCGAAGACGGACGGGACCAGCGCGCCCAGCTTCTCGCGAACGAGCGTGTGGTCCTCGCGGATCGCGTCGACCAAGGGGATGGCGATCGCGCCCGCGCGGCGGGCCGACTCGGAGAGGACGACTTCGGCTGACGCCCGAGGCTCCACTGACGCCCGAGGGATGAGCGCGGCTTCCGGCAAGAGCGCGGCCGGGTCCGTGTAGCGCCAGAGGTGGCGCGCCCGATCGGGCATCGGAAGCCCGTCGTGGATCTTCCATGCCTCCTCGCGCGAGCGCTTGAGCCACTCCGAACCGCTCCCGATCGGACCGGCGTTCCCTCCCGACCCGCCGCTCGCCGACCCCACGGCGCTCGAACCTTCCCGCGCCTCCTCCCGGATCATGCGTTCTCCGGTCATCCGACCGAT
This genomic window from Candidatus Eisenbacteria bacterium contains:
- the sufD gene encoding Fe-S cluster assembly protein SufD, translating into MTGERMIREEAREGSSAVGSASGGSGGNAGPIGSGSEWLKRSREEAWKIHDGLPMPDRARHLWRYTDPAALLPEAALIPRASVEPRASAEVVLSESARRAGAIAIPLVDAIREDHTLVREKLGALVPSVFGKPEALNMAAWSAGHFVHLPGGVRIEDPIRLISAPPRGSFRAFRHLILVEEGAEATIVDESRGPDGRESSWASMVTELFVGEGARVRYVRLQRLGRGAVAHATFRARLGRDASLRTAIASIGGGLYKADLGVLMDGEGAESRMSGFVLCDGAQRADHHTVHDHRVARTHSDINLRVVLGGRARSAYTGLIRIAEEAPYCEAFQENRNLLLSDGCRAESIPELEILTDEVRCKHGATAGPIDEDQLFYLESRGLSRAKATEMVILGFLEETLSHLGSDETETIMGELAARAAEITRP